A stretch of Lysobacter sp. K5869 DNA encodes these proteins:
- a CDS encoding nucleotidyltransferase family protein, giving the protein MEFAAVLLAAGASRRLGRPKQLLRRDGDTLLRRGARLALDSGAARTLVVLGARAERLRGELDGLAVEIVINPDWQDGMAASLIAAARALDGFDGAVLVLACDQPALELAHLRALRDGAAAAGCAATEHAGALGVPALIAPALWREATGLRGDRGFGAALAQAHDGAVWRLRAPELELDLDTPGDVEAAIARGWLDPA; this is encoded by the coding sequence GTGGAGTTCGCCGCCGTGCTGCTCGCCGCCGGCGCCAGCCGCCGCCTCGGCCGGCCCAAGCAATTGCTGCGCCGCGACGGCGACACCTTGCTGCGGCGCGGCGCGCGGCTGGCGCTCGACAGCGGCGCGGCGCGCACGCTGGTGGTGCTCGGCGCGCGCGCCGAGCGCTTGCGCGGCGAACTCGACGGGCTCGCGGTCGAGATCGTGATCAACCCCGATTGGCAGGACGGCATGGCCGCGAGCCTGATCGCCGCGGCGCGCGCGTTGGACGGTTTCGACGGCGCGGTGCTGGTGCTGGCCTGCGATCAACCGGCGCTGGAACTCGCGCACCTGCGCGCGCTGCGCGACGGCGCCGCCGCCGCGGGCTGCGCCGCGACCGAACACGCCGGCGCGCTCGGCGTGCCGGCGCTGATCGCCCCGGCCTTGTGGCGCGAAGCCACCGGCCTGCGCGGCGACCGCGGCTTCGGCGCGGCCTTGGCGCAAGCGCACGACGGCGCGGTGTGGCGGCTGCGCGCGCCGGAACTGGAGTTGGATCTGGATACGCCCGGCGATGTGGAGGCGGCGATCGCGCGCGGCTGGCTCGATCCGGCCTGA